GCCTGGCGGGGCGGCGTATACGGGCACCGATCCCCTTCTCGGCAGTTTCACCATCCTGCCGATGATCCTGATCGACAACCCCGGCCGGGCCAACGGCGGCATCCTGGCCCGTGCCTACCCCTTGTTCGGATTGTTCGGGATCGACACCGTGACTCCCGATACCCAGGTGCAGAGCAGTACTGACGGGGAAGGGCTGCTCAACGGCGTTCAGCTCTTCGGACTCACGCTGGGCGGCGCCAACCTGATCCCCATCAAGATCGACGCGACGGCCGAGTATCTCCCGCTGTCAGACTTCGCTGCCTGGCCCAACCCGTTCACGATGGCGAACAACGTTGCGGCAGGGCTCTTCCCGACTTACATCCTGCGCAACCAGACGCTGGATTCCCTCACCACGGTCCTGGTCGACCAGGTGGTGTCGCAACTCGGCGCCGACATCACCGACTACATCGCCAATCCCGGGGACGATCCGACCAAGGGCCCCAAGCTCAACATCTACATCACCATCCCGGCCAACAGCCTGCCGTTGCTGGAGCCGACGTACCTGGCGTACGACGTCGTCAACCTGCTGACCGGGGCGAACCTCAACAACCCGATCGGCACGGCGCTCACCCCGGTGCTCACCAGCCTGGTCAACCTCGGCTACACCGATGTCTACTACGACCCGACGACGGGCGTCTACGAACGCTCGCTCGACGAGGCCGATATCCCAACGGCTTTCGGCACGCTTCCGGCGGATGTCGATTGGGGTCAGGTACCCGGGCATCTGGTGAACAACCTGGTGACGGGTATCCAGAAGGCGATCGATGACGGCCTGGTGAGCCAGACCCCGGTCTCCAATCCCATCAAGACCCTGCTGAGCCTGCTGGGCGTCGGCAACACGTTGACGACCGGCGGATCCGCGCTGGACCTCTCGAGCCTCACCGATGCGCTGACCGGCCTCACCCAGGATGCGCTGAACAACGTTGGTACGCAGAGCCTTGCGAAGACGAGCTTTGAGCCGCAGGGCATCACGCAGACCAATGTCGGTGCAGACACGGTCAAGCTGACTTCTGTTGTGGACGAACCTGCCGCGGACGACAGCTCGGCGAACGCCGACGACGGCACCAAGAAGCTCAGTACCGCGGCCGACGACGCCCGCGAACAGCTGGACAAGACCGTCAAGGAAGCGGGCGAGCGGGCGAAGGTCTCGGCGGAGAAGGCGCGTGAGCGGACGGCCAAGGCCGTCAAGGACGCCCAGGACCGCGTGAACAAGCTTGCCGACGACGGACGTAAGCAGATCAAGTCCGCGGCCGAGGGCATCCAGAAGGGCGCTGAGAAGGCGGTCAACGACGTGAAGGACAACGTCAAGAAGGCCGGTGAGTCGGTGAAGCCCGCCAAGAAGACCGAGAAGAAGGATGCGGCTTGACGCCTAACTCGCCTGGTGCACCGACTCGACGGTGTACAGGTGGGGGTCGAAACTGATCGCGATGTCGGCGCACCGCCCCATGTGCTCCCGTGCCACGGGGTCGGCGAGCATGGCGTGGAAGTCCTCGGCGCTGCGCCACTGCGCATAGTTGATGACGCGAGTGCCGTCCGTACTCAGATGAATGTTGGCGGAGACGAATCCGGGGACGTGGCGCATCACGTCCTCGGTCGCCTGTCCCAGTGATGCGGCGAGTTCGGCCGCCCGCTGAGGCTCCACGGTGAACACGTTGATCAGGGTGGCGTGGGGGTTGTGTTCCTGGATGGTCGTCACGATTCCTCCAATGTCAGGTTCCTTACAAAGACGACGGTAGCATTGATGTAAGGTTCCTGTCATGGCTGCGAATGTGGAAGCCGGCGCCGGCTACCTCGTCAAGCGGGTGCAGCAGAGCTTGCGCCGCAATTGCGATGCCGCACTGCGACCTACTGGATTGTCGATGGCGCAGTACACGGTCCTACGGGCGCTCGCCGACCACCCTCAGGCCTCGGCGGCAGAACTGGCCCGGCTGTGCTTTGTCACGCGTCAGTCGCTGCAAGACGTGCTGAGCGGCCTGCGTGCCGATGCCCTGGTGGAGGAATCGGCCGGGCCGCAGCGGGGCCGTGCTCGGTCGTTGCAGCTGACTGCCGCGGGCAAGCGTCGACTCGGCGGAGCCCACGCCGCGGTGCTGCGTGTCGAGCAGGACATGCTGAACGGAATTCCTGGTAAAGCCCAACGGGAACTCGCGTCGTTGCTGTTGCGCTGCGCGGAGAATCTCGAGGGGGCCGCGGCAGAAACGACGATTGACCGGTGACTTCGGAAAGGCGTGGGCGCGGTCGGCCCGCCGGACCTGGTGTCGACGTCGAGGTGGCCAAAGTGGCCGGCTTCTAGTTTGGCGCCAGCGCACTTTCGGTCAGGCGGGTCAGCACCGGCGCCAGCAGTTGGGCGTACTCGGCGGTGATGTGGTTGTCGTCCCGGAACACCAGGGTGTTGCCGACGATGACCGGGCAGCGTTGGTCGGTGCAGAAGTACTGGTCCAGCCGCGCGTACTGTCCACCGCCGGCCTGTACCGCTGCGGCTTCCGCGGCAATGCCGTTGTCGTTCACGGCGATCGCGCGGTTGGGCGCACACGCCGAAGCGTCGTCCATATGCGCCGACAGGCAGGTGGGAACCGTCGTGTGCGGGTCGGGCACGGGACCGAGAACCAGCACCCGCGCGCCGGTGCCGCGCAACTGCGAGACCAGTCGGGTCAACCCGTCCAGCCAGGTCGGGTCGTAGCTGACGAACCCGAAGTCGGCCCCGTAGCGGCGCACCATGTCCAGAACGACGAGGGTCGGGCGTTCCGCGGCGATCCGCGTCAGCACGTCGGCCCGCCACTGCTGGCATTCGGTGAACTCGCGCTCGAGGTAGGGGCTGAGGATGGGGAGCTTCATCGGCGGGCAGGTGACTTTCGCGTAGGTCTCCAGCCGCCAATGTCGCTGCTGCGCGGCGGTTTCCAGGGCGGGTTGCCACATCCCCGCGTGGGAATCGCCGATCAGCGCGACCTTGGTGGCCGACGAGGTGTCGCCGGACGCGCAGTCAGGCACGGCGATGTCCTTCCAGGACAGTACGCAGCCGTTCACGAACACTTCGGGTTTGGTGATGTTGCCCAGCGGCGGTGACAGATTCGACGGCACGGCACGCAGGCCGGCCGCCGCGGCCACCGCCGCCTGCACCCGCTGCTCGGGCGTCTGCGTCTGCGCTTGCGTCGGAGCGTCCGCGCGGGTCGGCCCGATGACGGCGACCGGAACCGCTGCGGGTCCGGCTCCCGTTGGGACGGGACGCACCGCCAACAACACCAGGCCCGCACAGACGGCCACCCCGGTGGCTGTCGCGCCGACGGCCAGGCTGCGCCACGATGACCCCCGCAACGCGGTGGCGAACCGGGCCGGGTTCTCGACCAGATGCAGGGTCAGGATCGCCAGGCCCAGCGACATCACCATCATCGCCAGCCGGCCCGCCAACCCCAGTCCGTGGCCGAACAGGGCGGGCGCCAACAGCAGGGCCGGCCAGTGCCACAGGTACCACGAGTACGAAAGCCGGCCGATGCCGCGCATCACCGGTTTCGACAGCAGGCGTCCGACACCCAGATCGGGTATTGCGCAACCGGCCCCGATCACCAGGGCGGTCCCCATCACGGGAAGCAGCGCCGCCGATCCGGGGTAGGGGGTGGCAGTACCGAGCTGCGTGCAGGTAGCCAGGATCAGCGCCAGGCCACCCCAGCCGACCAGGGCCGCGCAGACCGGCGGGAGGCTGCGCCAGTGCGTCGCCGTCAACGCGATCAGCCCGCCGGCGGCCAACTCCCAGGCTCGGGTCGGCAGGGAGAAGAACGCCCACGGCGGCATCGACTGGGTCCACGACAACGACACCGTGAGCGAGGCGGCGGCCACCACCGCCAGGACGCCCGCGTAGGGGACGGCCGACCGGGTGCTGCGACCGCAGCGGGTCAGCAGCCAGGCAATGCCCAGGATCAGCGCAGGCCACAACAGATAGAACTGTTCCTCCACCCCGAGTGACCAATAGTGCTGCAGTGGCGACGCCGCCGTCTCGGCCGCCAGGTAGTCCGTGCCCTCCGCCGCGAAGCGGTAGTTCCCGACATACAGGGCGCTGGCGATCGCGTCGGCCAGCACCGAACGGGCCTGCAGCGGTGGGAGCAGCAGGGTGGCCGCCGTCGATGTCACGACCAGCACCAGCGCGGCGGCCGGAAGCAGTCGTCTGGCTCGGCCGGCATAGAACTGGGCCATCCGGACCGTCCCGGTACCCGACGCCTCGCGCCACAGCAGTCCGGTGATCAGAAATCCCGACACGACGAAGAACACGTCGACGCCGATGAACCCGCCGCCGAAGCCGGGCACCCCGGCGTGGAACAGCACCACGGCGAGCACTGCGACTGCCCGCAGGCCCTCGATATCGGGGCGAAACTGTTTGTTCGACAGGGGTTTTCGCCCGCTCGCGGCGTTGCCGCGGCGGGCCGTGGGCTCCGCGAGGGTTGTCACTCTGTTCACTCGAGTAACGATCGTCGCACGACTGGCGCCGTTGACCCTGGATTTGCGTGCCTGTTGCTAGCCTCGTGCCGATGGGACGATCACGCCTTGCGGCACTCGCAGTGCTGGGCGGACTGCTCGCGGGCTGTTGTGCTCCGACTGACACCGCGCAGTCTCCGGCCGCCCCGGTGGTCTCAGCTCCGGCGACGGCGTCACCGACGAAGCCGGCAGCAGCGGACGGTACCTGCGATCTGAACGGCCTGCCGCCCGAAGCGGACAAGACCGTTGAGCTCATTCAGTCGGGTGGGCCGTTTCCCTATCCGCGCAACGACGGCGTCGTCTTCGGAAACTACGAAGGCCGACTGCCCAAACACGAGCGCGGCTACTACCACGAGTACACCGTTCCGACGCCCGGCAACAAGCACCGCGGCAAGCGGCGCATCGTCACCGGGGGAGCGCCACAGAACGACCCACCCGAGTACTACTACACCGGCGACCATTACGAATCGTTCTGCCTGATCGGAGGCATGTGAAGACGTATCGGATCGATGGGACCAAGGTGGCCTCCAAGGCCGACTTCTTCACTGAGATGGGCCGCGCGGTCAACGGCGACGGTGGCTACTTCGGCTCGAATCTGGATGCGCTGGCCGATTGCCTGCGCGGCGGATTCGGCACTCCCGACAATCGGAAGTTCCGGTTCGTGATGACGTCGTACCGGAACATCAAAGAGGCGCTCGGGCAAGACACCTGGAGCACCGTGCTGTCCATCTTCGCCACCGAAGGCGTCGACCTGTGGCTGGAGAACTGAAGCGGAATTGAGGGCCAGCAAAGTGGCTCGGTGACCGCTTACGCGCGTCGCTCGTGGGCAAGAGCGCGGTCGCTCCGGGCTGGCAACGAGGCTCTGCGGCAACGCCGTTGATTGTCGCCGCGCGTCCCGCGAAAACTGGTTACGCTGGCATTCTGCGTGCCTCTTGGTGCGGGAGGACTGGTGCGAAACAGGCGGGAGCAATAGGCGCGTGACCGAAGAACTGTCCACCGAGACGACATGGCTGATGGCCCGCACCGAGGGATCTGCCGGCCTGTGGCAAATGCAGCCGGAGGTGATGGCGGCTGCACTCCCGTACTACCGCGCGACGATGACGCACTTTGTGGCACTCCATGGCGGCACGCTCTCGGCGAGGCAGCCTTCCTGCGACGGTTTCACCGCCACCTTCGACCGCGCATCCGATGCGGTGGCCTGCGCGCTGTACCTGCAACTGACGCCGCTGGATCCGTTCGAGCTGTGCATCGGCGTGCACACCTCTCGCACCGGTACGCAACGGCTCCGCGATGTCGCGCATGTCGGGCAGACGTTGATATCCGGCACGACGGCGGCATTGGTCGGCGCCGACCTACCCTCCGGCGTGACGTTGAAATACCTTGGCGACCAACGCATGGGAGAAACCGAGCCTCAGGAACGGCTGCTGCAGCTGTGCCATCCGGGATTACGCAAGTACGTGTTGCCGCCGCGAATGCCGACCGCCGTGCTCGCGGAGATCTTGGTCAACTGAACGCTGGTCAGTTGAAGGCCAGCCAGCTCGGCAGGGCCCGTTCGCGCGAATCGCACAGCACCTGACGGGTATCGCAGTTCCCACGCGGAGATCCGGCGCCACTCCACATGCCGCCGGAATCGCGGCGCAACACGATCGCCGACGAGCCGCCGCCGTCGAGCAGCAGGGCATTGTCGGCGCCCAGCGCGCGGAACAGGTCCTGGATGTTGTCCGGTGTGTAGCTGCCGCCCTGGAAGACGTAGAGCTGATCGGCGGCCCGGTTGTAGCCGACGGCGGTCCGCGCCGCGCTCGGGCCGTTGTCGTTGAGCTGGCCGGTCTCGCCCGGAGCGAGCAGTCCGATGCCGGCCACCGCGACGAACCGGGCGTTCTGATCCAGCAGCCGCTGGATCACCGGGGTGGCCGAGTCGTAGTCGTTGGGCCCCTTGGGCATCACCACATACGGGGCGCCGCCCATCGGAAGGATCATGGTGGCCAGCGCCGCCCATCGTTCGTCACCGCCGGACAGGCCCTGCTTGCCTGCGTAGGCCAAGGTGCCGGTGACCGCGGCATTGGCGCGGCCCTGCCCGCGGGTGTTGTCGACGTAGGCGCCCAGCGGCGACGAGCACTTGGTGTCGCGCCACGAGCCGCCCTGCTGCCCGCGCACGTCGAAGAAGTTGGCGTTGACCGCGATGGTGGGCTGCCCGAGAACCTGCCACGCGGCAAGGGGCGCATAGGTTTCCGACGCCTGCCAAAGGCCCTCGCTGGTACGGGCGCCGGGGGTGCGCTCACAACGGGACTGATACCCCTGATGGCTGTCGACCAGCAGGCGCGGGTTGAGCCGGCCCGAGGCGTTCTTCATGGCCATCAGGTGGCCGCCGTTGTTGAGCGTGTAGGCACGTCCGTCGGCGGACAGGAACGGTGCCGCGAACTGGCCGCCGAAGTTGTAGACGAGGTAGGAACCCTTGGTGTTCGCGATCGCCCCGAGCAACAGCGTCCGGGCGTCCTCGGCGCGTGCGACGGGGGAGCCGCTGGTGGCTAATGCCGCGCAGACGGCAACGGCGGACGCAGTGGCGACCGCGCGTTGGAGGAGTTTTGCCAGGCCTGGCACGAACTACACAATAACCACACAGGAAACTCTGTCAACATGCGTAACAGCCTGGTCACGGTTGGATCAAGAGGCGATCGCACCTGGTTGATCGGTGTTAGCTGGTTCGGCCACATCGGGCTTGCGCAGCACCGCCGGCCGCAAATTCGCGGGCAGCGCACGGAGGGCCGCAGCGCACAGCGCGGTCACCGCGATCGCACCCGCGGTGGTCGCCCAGACCGGCGCGGCCGGGAAGGCGGCCTCCAGCAGCATCGCCAGGCCGAAGATCACGAACAGCGCCGCGGCACCCAGCTGGATCACCCGCTCGGGCAGGTGCTTGCCTGCGATCGCCCCGACCATGATGGCGAGCGCGTCGGCGGCCACCATGCCGATGGTGGAACCGATCCACACCCCCACCCAGTTGTTGTCGGCGGCCAGCGTGATGGTCGCGAGCATCGTCTTGTCGCCGAGTTCGGCGAGCAGGAAGGCCGAGGTGACCGTGAAGAACGCGGGGGCGGTCGAACGCTGGGCCTTGGTCGCCTCGTCGTCGGACAGCTTGTCGCCGCGCAGGGTCCAGAGCCCG
Above is a window of Mycolicibacterium boenickei DNA encoding:
- a CDS encoding MarR family winged helix-turn-helix transcriptional regulator yields the protein MAANVEAGAGYLVKRVQQSLRRNCDAALRPTGLSMAQYTVLRALADHPQASAAELARLCFVTRQSLQDVLSGLRADALVEESAGPQRGRARSLQLTAAGKRRLGGAHAAVLRVEQDMLNGIPGKAQRELASLLLRCAENLEGAAAETTIDR
- a CDS encoding antibiotic biosynthesis monooxygenase family protein — translated: MTTIQEHNPHATLINVFTVEPQRAAELAASLGQATEDVMRHVPGFVSANIHLSTDGTRVINYAQWRSAEDFHAMLADPVAREHMGRCADIAISFDPHLYTVESVHQAS
- a CDS encoding adenylate/guanylate cyclase domain-containing protein, with the protein product MTEELSTETTWLMARTEGSAGLWQMQPEVMAAALPYYRATMTHFVALHGGTLSARQPSCDGFTATFDRASDAVACALYLQLTPLDPFELCIGVHTSRTGTQRLRDVAHVGQTLISGTTAALVGADLPSGVTLKYLGDQRMGETEPQERLLQLCHPGLRKYVLPPRMPTAVLAEILVN
- a CDS encoding TMEM165/GDT1 family protein, whose translation is MLAALLLSFAVIFVAELGDKSQLMAMTFALRYRWWVVLVGITAATTAVHLISVAVGHYLGAALPTHLLGILAGVAFVFFGLWTLRGDKLSDDEATKAQRSTAPAFFTVTSAFLLAELGDKTMLATITLAADNNWVGVWIGSTIGMVAADALAIMVGAIAGKHLPERVIQLGAAALFVIFGLAMLLEAAFPAAPVWATTAGAIAVTALCAAALRALPANLRPAVLRKPDVAEPANTDQPGAIAS
- a CDS encoding phosphodiester glycosidase family protein, producing the protein MPGLAKLLQRAVATASAVAVCAALATSGSPVARAEDARTLLLGAIANTKGSYLVYNFGGQFAAPFLSADGRAYTLNNGGHLMAMKNASGRLNPRLLVDSHQGYQSRCERTPGARTSEGLWQASETYAPLAAWQVLGQPTIAVNANFFDVRGQQGGSWRDTKCSSPLGAYVDNTRGQGRANAAVTGTLAYAGKQGLSGGDERWAALATMILPMGGAPYVVMPKGPNDYDSATPVIQRLLDQNARFVAVAGIGLLAPGETGQLNDNGPSAARTAVGYNRAADQLYVFQGGSYTPDNIQDLFRALGADNALLLDGGGSSAIVLRRDSGGMWSGAGSPRGNCDTRQVLCDSRERALPSWLAFN
- a CDS encoding acyltransferase family protein → MTTLAEPTARRGNAASGRKPLSNKQFRPDIEGLRAVAVLAVVLFHAGVPGFGGGFIGVDVFFVVSGFLITGLLWREASGTGTVRMAQFYAGRARRLLPAAALVLVVTSTAATLLLPPLQARSVLADAIASALYVGNYRFAAEGTDYLAAETAASPLQHYWSLGVEEQFYLLWPALILGIAWLLTRCGRSTRSAVPYAGVLAVVAAASLTVSLSWTQSMPPWAFFSLPTRAWELAAGGLIALTATHWRSLPPVCAALVGWGGLALILATCTQLGTATPYPGSAALLPVMGTALVIGAGCAIPDLGVGRLLSKPVMRGIGRLSYSWYLWHWPALLLAPALFGHGLGLAGRLAMMVMSLGLAILTLHLVENPARFATALRGSSWRSLAVGATATGVAVCAGLVLLAVRPVPTGAGPAAVPVAVIGPTRADAPTQAQTQTPEQRVQAAVAAAAGLRAVPSNLSPPLGNITKPEVFVNGCVLSWKDIAVPDCASGDTSSATKVALIGDSHAGMWQPALETAAQQRHWRLETYAKVTCPPMKLPILSPYLEREFTECQQWRADVLTRIAAERPTLVVLDMVRRYGADFGFVSYDPTWLDGLTRLVSQLRGTGARVLVLGPVPDPHTTVPTCLSAHMDDASACAPNRAIAVNDNGIAAEAAAVQAGGGQYARLDQYFCTDQRCPVIVGNTLVFRDDNHITAEYAQLLAPVLTRLTESALAPN
- a CDS encoding AAA family ATPase, producing MGVAPPSAQAAAVQRDLRLQSGVQIFPPPDQIPDLTGGFGTQAYNQFQTVGAQLQTAFVNTFNLAALLQAAGIDPTTAIEDPINDALGGALGGALNGLPIDVGELLGIDLNDPLSSAGINLITAGGPFTLLKMLGVDLGWTPSFPNSVADEINNTPYLDISLESIFEALGLPTEGPGLIPIKAAFKLLTGMDLPAMDTNVADVRIPIVAGWGFGAFAAGAAYQQVVDDLPNQPGGAAYTGTDPLLGSFTILPMILIDNPGRANGGILARAYPLFGLFGIDTVTPDTQVQSSTDGEGLLNGVQLFGLTLGGANLIPIKIDATAEYLPLSDFAAWPNPFTMANNVAAGLFPTYILRNQTLDSLTTVLVDQVVSQLGADITDYIANPGDDPTKGPKLNIYITIPANSLPLLEPTYLAYDVVNLLTGANLNNPIGTALTPVLTSLVNLGYTDVYYDPTTGVYERSLDEADIPTAFGTLPADVDWGQVPGHLVNNLVTGIQKAIDDGLVSQTPVSNPIKTLLSLLGVGNTLTTGGSALDLSSLTDALTGLTQDALNNVGTQSLAKTSFEPQGITQTNVGADTVKLTSVVDEPAADDSSANADDGTKKLSTAADDAREQLDKTVKEAGERAKVSAEKARERTAKAVKDAQDRVNKLADDGRKQIKSAAEGIQKGAEKAVNDVKDNVKKAGESVKPAKKTEKKDAA
- a CDS encoding barstar family protein: MKTYRIDGTKVASKADFFTEMGRAVNGDGGYFGSNLDALADCLRGGFGTPDNRKFRFVMTSYRNIKEALGQDTWSTVLSIFATEGVDLWLEN
- a CDS encoding ribonuclease domain-containing protein, translated to MGRSRLAALAVLGGLLAGCCAPTDTAQSPAAPVVSAPATASPTKPAAADGTCDLNGLPPEADKTVELIQSGGPFPYPRNDGVVFGNYEGRLPKHERGYYHEYTVPTPGNKHRGKRRIVTGGAPQNDPPEYYYTGDHYESFCLIGGM